ATTTAGAAGTTATCCACAGGTTGAGGGGGCACATCTCCCCGGGGTGATGTGCCCCCTCAACGGAGGCGTTAGGCGTGGCGGAGCTCGGTCAACGCCCCCGCAACTTCCAGGGTGCGGTTCAAGATGGCACGCGCTTCCTGCGGTGAAACAGCCGCCAGACCGGTCTCCGGGGTGATGCGCAGCCGGTTCAGCAACGCTGCCTGCAGCCCAAGTCCCTGCCAGGGGCGCATGATCCGCTCCACCAGGGCGGAGTACGACGGCGGCAGCTCGCCTGTGCGCACAGGAACAGTCCCGGCCCACACGCCAACACCGGATTCCAGGGCACCGGCGAGCTGCTCCCAGTGGCCAGTGTCCAAATTGTTCAGGGGCAAGGCGACGGCGTCAATGCCCGACTCTAGGGCAAGTTCGAGGGCCGTGCGCCAGGACCGTGTCTCCGCAACCTCAGATTCGAGTGACGAAGTCGCGGAGATCTGCCCCCTCAACGGGTTGGAGAGGTTGATCGCGACCCGGGCGAACCCGGCGTTTCGGGCGGCGGAGACGAACTCCGTCCAGCTGTGGCGCAGCTCGGACGCTGGAATGGAGCGCAGGGTCCGGTAGCCAGAAACCGTGGGAATGGTTCCGGCTAATGCCCTGGCCACCTCGGGTTCATCGATCTGCAATGTTAGCTCCGCCCCGGGAACCGCTGCTTTGACCTTCTGAACGTGGGCTACCAGGCCCGCAGCCAGTGACTGGGCAACATCCCTGCGGGCGCCATAGTCACGTAACGCCCTCTCGCCATAGTGCAGGTGGATGGCGGCGGCCAGGGTCAGTGGACCGGTGAGGTGCAGCTTCAAGGCTGCTGGCTGCAGGTCTTCCGCGCCGGCAACATCGGCCAGCACATTGATGTCCGTGGACAGGGCCGACACGGCCCGGCGATGGTCGTTGCCGGGCCGGTCAACAAAACGCCAACCATAAGGCTGGACGTCGACGGGCAGCTCCACCAGTATCCCGGCCGTCCTCCCGATGGCGTCCGAGCCGATGCCACGAGCTGGAAGGTCCGCAAGCGAGGGCAAGTGGGGCGCCGTGAACAATCCCAGCGAAACCTTCGCCGCCTCCACCGGGTCGGTGCCGGGCCAGGGGCCAAGTGCGGTGGCGCTCACTTCCTGAGTTTCGCGGGTCTCGACGTGGGGCCCCGGGCGCGAGGGGCTTGGTGAGGTGCTCACTGAGGGTGCGTGCCGCCGTCGGCCGGCCCCGCGGAAATTCCCGTGGAGGCCTGCGGGGACGCTATGAAGCCCTGGCCGTCGTGGCTGGGCACCGGGACGACGCCGGTTGCGGCCACGGCAGAGTGGCTTTGGGAAATGGCTTGGTGGTGGTGGATGACTTCGCTGATGATGAAGTTCAGGAACTTTTCCGCGAACGCCGGGTCCAGGTGGGCCGACTCGGCCAGGGCACGCAGGCGCTGGATCTGGGCCAGTTCGCGGTTGGGATCCCCGGCGGGCAACTGGTGGGTCGCCTTCAAAATGCCTACCCGCTGGGTGGCCTTGAAACGCTCGGCCAAGAGGTACACCAAAGTGGCGTCAAAGTTGTCAATGCTGGAGCGGATGGACAACAGCTCCGCCATGACGGCCGGATCGACGCTCCCGGTCAAGGAACTGGCGGCCGGGTCAAAGTCTTCAACGGACAGGTGCTCTGAGGCGTGGCTCGGTTCGGTCATAAACACAGTTTAGGTGGTGTGCGTGGGGGACAAAACCGCTGTCCACCACGCACACCACCTCATGCGGCTACCGTGAGGCGAGCAGCGCCTGGTGGACGGCTCGGCGCTGCGCCTGCTCGGTGGGATTTGGCACCGGCAATGAGGCCAGGAGCCGCTTGGTGTAGTCCTCCTTGGGGTTACCCATGACCTGGTGCCCGATCCCCTGTTCCACCATCTTGCCCTTGTAGAGCACACCAACCCACTCGGCGAGGATGTCCACCACGGCAAGGTCGTGGCTGATGAACAGGGCCGCAAAGCCCAGCTCGGACTGGATCTCCCGGAACAGTTCCAGCACCTTCGCTTGGACGGAGACGTCCAGAGCTGAGGTTGGCTCGTCGGCGATCAGCAGCTTCGGCGACAACGCCAACCCGCGGGCCAACGAGGCACGCTGGCGTTGGCCTCCGGAGAGCTCATGCGGGAACCGCTTGGCGTAGGCGCCCGGCAACTGCACCGACTCCAGAAGCTCCTGAACCTTCTGGGTGACAGCTGGCCCGGAAAGGTCCGTGTGGATGATCAGCGGTTCCGCCACGCACTCGCCAATGGACAGGTGCGGGTTGAAGGAGGCGGCCGGGTCCTGGAATACAAAGCCGACGTCCTTGCGGTAGCGGCGGAAGGAGCGTTCCTTGTAGTCGCGCATCTCGTAGCCGAGCACCTTCAAGGAGCCACCCGTGGTGCGGTTGAGCCCGGCGATGGCACGCCCGATGGTGGTTTTGCCGGATCCGGACTCCCCCACCAGGCCAAACACCTCGCCGGCACTGATGGTGAAGGACACCTTGTCCACGGCACGGAACGCCGGGCTGCCCAGCCGTCCCGGATACTCGATCTCTAGCTCCCGCGCCTCCACCACCACTTCCTTGTCCTGAAACGCGCGCTCGCTAAAGCCCGCAGAGGCGGAGTTGCGGCCCAGGTGCGGCACGGCGGCAAGCAGCTTTTGGGTGTATTCCTGCTTGGGCGCGGCAAAAAGAACCTCGGCGGTGGCCTCCTCCACCACGTCGCCCTGGTACATGACCACCACCCTGTCAGCCAGGTCCGCCACCACACCCATATTGTGGGTGATCAGGACAATGGAGGTGCCGAACTTGTCACGCAGGTCCCGCAAAAGCTCCAGGATTTCCGCCTGCACCGTCACATCCAGGGCAGTCGTGGGCTCATCGGCCACGATCAGTCCCGGGTTCAAGGCCAGCGCTGCGGCAATGACCACGCGCTGCTTCTGCCCGCCGGAAAACTGGTGCGGGTAGTAGTCGACACGTTTTTCCGGCTCCGGAATACCCACCTTGCGCAGGGCCTCGATGGCTAGTTTGCGGGCTTCCTTCCTGCCCACACGCTTGCCTTCGGGGCGGTGTGCGCGCAGGCCCTCGGCGATCTGCCAGCCCACGGTGTACACGGGGTTCAAGGCCGTGGAGGGCTCCTGAAAGACCATGGCGACGTCGCGCCCGCGGATTTGCCGCAACTGGTGCGGGCTGACCGTGATGACGTCATTGCCGCTGATGATCACCGCCCCGCTGCTTTGCGCGGTTTCCGGCAGCAGCCCCAAGATGGCCTTGGCTGTCACGGTCTTGCCGGAACCAGACTCACCCACAATGGCCACGATCTCGCCCGGGGCAACCGTAAAGGAGACGTCCTTGACGGCAAAGACGTCTCCGGCGTCAGTGGCAAACGTGACCTTAAGGTCCTCGACGTCGAGTACCGGTCGCAACGCCGCCTCCGGTGTGAGGTCATTTTCACTGTGCCGGCTCATGCTTTCACCAATTCCTCGTCCTTGCGTGCCTTCTTCTTGTCGGAACGCTTGCGCCCGCGCAGCCGCGGGTCATTGAGATCGTTCATGGACTCGCCCAGCAGCGTCAGCCCCAGTACGGTCAGCACGATCGCCAGGCCCGGGAACAGGCCCGTCCACCAGATGCCTGAGGTGGCGTCGGACTGGGCATGGTTGAGGTCGTAGCCCCACTCGGCCGCGGACGACGGCTCGATTCCGAACCCGAGGAAGCCCAGCCCGGCCAACGTCAAGATGGCTTCGGAGGCGTTGAGGGTGAAGATCAGCGGCAGGGTCCGGGTGGCGTTCTTGTAAATGTGCCGTGCCATGATGCGCACGCTGGAGGCACCGACCACGATGGCCGATTCCACAAACGGTTCGGCCTTCAACCTGATGGTTTCAGCACGGATCACCCTGAAGTATTGCGGGATGAACACCACGGTGATGGAGATGGCTGCCGAGAAGATGCCCGACCACAGGTCTGAGCGGCCCTGGCTGATGGCAATGGACATGACCATGGCCAGCAACAGGGTGGGGAAGGCATAGATCGCGTCGGCAACAACAACCAAGATGCGGTCCAGCCAGCCGCCCAGATAGCCGGACACCAGGCCAAGAATCACCCCGATGAAGATGGACAGCACCACGGCCACCACAATCACCAAGAACGCTGTCTGTGCCCCCCAAATGGTGCGTGAAAGTACATCGTAACCTCCCGCCGTCGTGCCCCACAGATGGGTGGAGGACGGTGGCGCCTGGGTTTCGTTGAAGCGTTGACTGAAGCCGTATGGGGCCAGCCAGGGGGCAAACGCGGCCGTCAACAGGAAGCAGATGGTCATGACGAGGCCGGTGATGAGCATGCCCCGTTGCAGGCCCATGCTCTTGTTGAGCTGGGAAATCAGGGGCAGGCGGCTAAAGAGTGATCTTTTCCTCTCCATGGCTAGTACCTCACCCTCGGGTCGATGAGCGCGGCAATGACGTCGACGATGAAGTTGGTCAGCGCCACAATCACCGCCAGCAGGGCCACAATTCCTTGCACGGCCACGAAGTCGCGTGCCGTGAGGTAGTGGGCCAGTTGGAAGCCCAGACCCTTCCATTCAAAAGTGGTCTCGGTCAGTACGGCACCACCAAGAAGCAGCGCGATCTGCAGGCCCATGACGGTGATGATGGGGATCAGCGCCGGTTTGAACGCGTGCTTGGTGAGCAGGCGGTACTCGCTGACGCCTCGGGAGCGCCCCGCCTCAACATAGTCCTTACTCAGCGTGCCGATCACGTTGGTGCGCACCAGCCGCAGGAAGATCCCGGCCGTCAGGAAACCAAGGGCGACGGCGGGCAGCACCGAATGCTGGACCACGTCCCAAAAAGCGTCCATATTTCCGCTGCGTAAGGCATCCAGCCAATAGATGCCGGTGGGGCCGGCTAATTGGGTCATGAAAATCTCGGTTTGGACGGTGGCCCGACCCGCCACGGGAAGCCACCCGAGCCAGATGGAAAAGATGAGCTTCAGCAGCAACCCGGCGAAAAAGACCGGGGTGGCGTAAAAGAGGATGGCCAGCACGCGCAGTGCGGCATCCTGGAATTTGTCGCGCTTTGATGCGGCCATCATGCCAAAGGGGATGCCGATCAGCAGTGCCACCACCAGGGAGTTCACGGCCAACTCCAGCGTGGCCGTGCCATAAGTGGCCAACATGCCGGCGATGGGCAGGTTGTCTGAAATGGTGCGGCCAAAGTTGCCCGTCACCATCTGACCCAGGTACTCAAAATACTGGATAAAAATGGGGCGGTCGTAGCCGGCCTGGTGGATGCGGATAGCCAGCTGGTCAGGTGGCAACCGCCCTCCCAGCGCCGCTGTGATGGGATCCCCGGTCAGGCGCATCAGGAAAAACACCATGGTGACCAGGATCAAGATCGTGGGGAAGATCAAGGCGAAGCGGATGAGCAGATATTTGCCCAGGCTGCCGCCAGCCTTGTTTTTGCGTTGGGGTAACTGCGCTGCGGGTTCCGCGGGCAGGTCAATCAGTGCGGTCATGTGTGCCTGTTTCTTCGGTGCAATATACCTTGGGGGCGGTGCAAGAAGGCGGGGCGTCCTAGTGGAGGCCCCGCCTTCTTTGCATCATCAGGTGTCAATATCCAAGGGCTACTTGGACAAGACTCCCAGACGGAACTTGAACGAGGCGTCAAGGGTGTCTTTGGTGCCGTTGACCTTCACATTGGAAACGGCCACCTGGGCGCCCTGCAGTAGCGGAAGCGTGGACAGGTCCTTGGCTTCAGCGGTCTGGATGTCCTCGATCATCTTGGTGCGCTTGGCCGTGTCGTTCATGGTCAGCTGTTCGGTAATCATGCTCTGCACCGCCGGGTTGCTGTAGTGGTTCTTCAGGAAGTTATCGGTGCTGAAGAACGGCGTCAGGTAGTTGTCGGCATCGGAGTAGTCCGGGAACCAGCCCAACTGGTACATCGGGTAGGCGTCAGCCGTGCGCTGCTTGGAGTAGGAAACCCACTCCGTGGACTGCAGGTTCACCTTGAACAGGTTGGTAGCTTCCAACTGTGCCTTGATGGCCGCGTACTCATCGCCTGAGGAGGAGCCGTAGTGGTCCGGGTTGTATTGCAGGTCCAAGGTCACCGGGGTGGTGACACCGGCGTCGGCAAGTGCCTTGGTTGCCTTGGCAACATCCGGTCCGCCCTTGCCGTCGCCATAGTCGGCCTTCAGCGGCTCAATGGCACCCGTGAAGCCGGCCGGAACGTAGGAGTACAGCGGCAGGTAGGTGCCCTTGTAGACCTGGTCCGCGATGGCGGCACGGTCAACGGAGTCAGCCATGGCGGTACGGACTGCCAGCGACTTTGCGGCATCCGGTGTGGTCGTCTTGGCACCGAACGGCATGGTGTCAAAGTTGAACACGATGTACCGGATTTCCCCGCCCGGTCCGATGTCGACCTTGACGCTCTTGTCCGCTTTCAAGCTTTCGATGTCGGTGGCGGTCAGGCTGCGCCAGGCGACGTCGATGCCGCCCTTTTGCACGTCGAGCTTCAAGTTGTTGGAGTCGGCGTAGTACTTCATGGTGACCATGTCAGATTTTGCCGGACCCAGAAGGCCGGCGTAGGCCGGGTTCTTCTTGAAGGAGATGAGCTCGTTCTTCTTGTACGAGTCAATGGTGAACTGGCCACCGAAGGACTTGCCGGCAATGATTGCCTCATCATCGGTGACCTTGTCGGCGCTGAACACCGTGTCATCGACGATGGGGGCCGCCGGGCTCGTCAGCACCTGCGGGAAGGTCTGGTCGTTGCCCAACTTCAGTGTGAACACCACCGTGGTGGCGTCCGGGGCGCTGACGCTTTCCAAGTTGCCCAGCAGTGTTGCAGGGCCGTTGGTGTCGTTGATCTTCAACTGTCGGTCGAAGGAGAACTTCACGTCCTTGGAGTCAAGGTCGGAGCCGTTGGCCCACTTCATCCCGGGCTTGAGCTTGACGGTGTACTCGGTGGGCGAGGTGAACGACGCCGACACGGCCATGTCTGGCTTGGGGTCGGCGCTGCCTGGCATGGAGTTCAGCACGAACGGATAGATCTGGTTCATGACCATGAACGAGCCGTTGTCGTAGGAACCAGCCGGGTCCAGGAATGTTGTCTTGTCGGTGGTGCCGACAATGACTGGCGCCCCTGACGCGCCACCCTCGGTGGAGCCGCCGCCGGCACTGGGCCCCGTGCAAGCCGTCATGGCCAACACGGAAACACCTGCAACGGCGATCACCGAGCTTAGTCCAAACTTGTTCTTAGCCATCAGCAAACTTTCTCTCGTACGTCGACGCGAAACAGGCCACACTACGTTGTGTGACCTGCCCCACTTATCTAATAACCAATTTGTATCAGACTTGGGGGTTGCGCTACGCATTGGGCAAGAAGTTGCAACCAGATGGTTATCTAAGGCTTAGCGCTACCTCAGCGAGATGCTGCGGTTCCCGGGCACAAACTGAGGGTCCCGTCCAAACCAGCCAGCCAGGCGGCCATAGGAATCGGCCGTGATGGACACCCGCACCTCCGGTCCCAGGCCCCTGTCCGCGCCGCGGTATTCGGGTTTCATGACCCGCTGAGACCATGCAAGCGACTGGTCCGCCAGGATAGGGTCCAGGACCACTGGCACGCCGGTGGCCCTCGCAAGATCCCATGAGTGCACCGTGAATTCGGCGATTTGCAGCCCTATCCGACCACGCAGCGGCGCCTCGCCACCACCGGGGAGTGCCACTTGTCGACTGAGGTCCGCCGAGCTCCAGGCCCGCATCAGCATGGCTGCACCGTCACCAAAACGGGTTGACCAGTCGGCGCCCACGGTGGCGTGAGCAGCCTGCGGATCCACGGTGGTCCCCCGCGCCATAACCGTGAAATTGTGGAGGTCTTGGACCACCAGGTGATGAAGAAGGTCCTGCACACTCCACTCACTGCAGGGCGTGGGCCAATGCGCTTGATTTGAGGAAATAGCGGCAATCACCTCGAAGCTCTGTTCAAGGGCTCGTTCGAGTAGTTGCAATGGGTTGGGAATCAAGTGCGGGGGCATAAGAGGTACCTTCCGTGATAGAAATCACCCTGTCAGGGAAGTTTACGCCAGCCGCACAAGCCTTGTCGGTCGCGCCCCCGAAACCTCTCGCAGCAAGGGCCGGTTTTCACCCATTGCTGCGAGAGCGCCTGTGGGGCTGGAAGGCTAGGGCAGCTCGGGGCGGGCCAGTGAGCGTGCGGTGTCTATGGTTGCCTGCCCCAGCACGCGCGAGCCCTGGTACAACACGACCGTCTGCCCGGGGGCTACGCCGCGCAGCGGCTCGACCAAAGTGACGTGCAGCTGCTGGCGGGTGACGCCGTCGTCCGTCTCCTCGGTGACAAATGCTCGGGCCGGGACGGGGTCGCCATGGGCGCGGACCTGCGCGTAACAATCGAACTCGGCGCCGGTGGCGACCTCGGCGATGGGCAGCCCGGCCCAGGAGACCTTGATGCCCTGGATGGAGTCGATGGCCAGCAGCGCGTGCGGGCCGACAATGACCTTGTTTTCCTTGGGTCGGATTTCCAAGACGAAGCGGGGCTTGCCGTCGGCGGCGGGGGTGCCCAGTTTCAGGCCGCGGCGCTGGCCCACGGTGAACTGGTTGGAGCCGGTGTGCCCGCCAACCTTCGCACCGGTTTCATCGACGACGTCGCCGTCGGTCATCTGAATCTTCTCGGCGAGCCAGCTGGCGGTGTCACCGTCCGGGATGAAGCAAATGTCGTGGGAGTCGGGCTTCTTGGCGACGGAGAGCCCGCGAGCCTCGGCCTCGGCGCGGACCTCGGCCTTGGACGGGGTGTCGGCCAGCGGGAACATGGAGTGCCTAAGCTGCTCGTGGGTCAGCACGCCCAGCACGTAGCTCTGGTCCTTGGCCCAGTCTGCGGCGCGGTGCAGCTCGGGGTTGCCGTCGGCGTCGGTGATGACCTTGGCGTAGTGGCCGGTGCAGACTGCGTCGAAGCCCAATGCGATGGCCTTTTCCAGCAGGGCGGCGAACTTGATCCGCTCGTTGCAGCGCATGCACGGGTTGGGGGTGCGCCCGGCGGCATATTCGTCGATGAAGTCCTGGACCACATCCTCCTTGAACCGTTCTGAGAAGTCCCAGACGTAGTACGGGATGCCGAGTTTGTCGCAGGCCCGCCACGCGTCGTTGGAGTCCTCCACGGTGCAGCAGCCGCGGCTGCCGGTGCGCAGGGTTCCGGGCATGCGGGAGAGCGCAAGGTGGACGCCGACGACGTCGTGCCCGGCATCCACTGCCCGTGCTGCGGCGACGGCGGAGTCAACTCCGCCGCTCATGGCGGCCAATACTCGCATTACGTACCTTTCAATTCATTGCTTGTGGTGCAGGTGCCAGTTTGCGGCCGGTCAACCGGCGGCCCGGGTGCTGGCCGTTTCAATGCTGGATTTATGCCCGGCCATGCCGGCCTGTTTTGCGCGTGCATGAGCATCAGGCAGGGCGGCCACAAAGGCGTCAACGTCCGCTTGGCTCGATGTATGCCCGAGGCTGAAGCGTTGTGCGCCACGTGCTGTGTCCTCATCCAGTCCCATGGCCAGGAGCACATGGGAGGGCCGCGGAACCCCGGCGGTGCACGCCGACCCTGTGGAGGACTCAACACCGGCCATGTCCAGCAGGAACAGCAGCGAGTCGCCCTCGCAGCCGGGGAAGGTGAAGTGGGCGTTGCCCGGCAGGCGGGCGCGCGGGTCTCCGGCAGGGTCGGCACCTCGCAGCACAGCCTCCGGGACCGCTTCATGGACGGCGGCGATGATGGCATCCCGCAGGCCGGCGATGCGTACGCCCTCGGCGGCCAGATTCGCGGTGACGTCCTGGGCGGCTGCGGCGAAGGCGGCGACGCCGGCCGTGTCCAGCGTGCCGGAGCGGACGCTGCGCTCCTGGCCGCCGCCGTGCTGCACGGGGGTCAGTTTTACGGCCCGCCCCAGCAGCAATGCGCCCACGCCAACCGGCCCGCCGATCTTGTGCCCGCTAATGGACATGGCGGCCAGGCCTGAATCCTTGAAGTTCACGGGGATGGAGCCAAACGCCTGCACGGCGTCCGAATGCACGGGGATGCCGTATTTGGCTGCGAGCGCCACAATCTGCGCGATGGGCTGAACCGTGCCGACCTCGTTGTTGGCCCACATGCAACTGAGCAGCGCAACCGAGGAGGCGCCGCCGTCGGCCAGTTCCTTGTCCAGGGCGGCAACGTCCAGCACGCCGGCAGCGTCGACAGGGAGCCAGAGCGCTTCGGCGCCCTCGTGCTTCTCGAGCCATTCGACGGTGTCCGCCACGGCTGCGTGCTCCACACTGGAGACCAGGATGCGGTTGCGGACGGGGTCGGCGGCGCGGCGGGACCAGAACAGGCCCTTCACGGCGAGGTTGTCCGCCTCGGTGCCACCGGAGGTGAAAATGACTTCGGTGGGGTGTGCGCCAGCGGCTGCGGCGATGGTTTCGCGGGCGGCTTCCACGGTGGCGCGGGCGCGGCGGCCCGATCCGTGCAGCGAGGACGGATTGCCGCTACGGGTAATAACGGAGGTGAGTGCGGCGAGGGCAGGGGCCGAAATAGGCGTGGTCGCCGCGTGATCTAGATACACGGGCACGGCTCAATTCTACGGCACAGCACGACGGCGGCATACTCGGCGCTTCCGTGCCGTGCACGGCCCTCCCCTTCGCCGAGGTAGACGGTACGCCTCCGAGCCGTCAGCTGCGCAGCGTTTGCCTCGGCACGGCTCCGTCTACCTCGGCGGGCCTGACCGCGGCAGCAGCCGGGCGCAGCAGTGGGAGATGTTCGCGTCGGGCGCCAGATCGTGGCGCTGATCCCCGCACCCTTCCAAGGCGCCGCTGAGCAGGGAACCATTAAGCGAGCACACCACACCCGTATGGTCTTGGGACAGCCGGTGGAAGGGGCAGTTGGCCATGATGGTTCCGCCTTCGCCGTCTGGCTCGGGACTATATCCGGCACTGTGCAGCAACTGGTGGATGTCCCCGGCCGCGGCCCCCCTGCGCTGTCCCTCCCGGTACGCCACCTGCGCCAGTGACTTTTCAATGTCCGTCCCGGTGTCGATCGAGTGCTGCACGGCAGCGGCCAACAATGAAGCGGCAAGATCGTAGTGCCGCGGCGGAACTGAGGCGCTGACTTCGCTGTGCGCGGCGGTGTAGAGCTTGGTGGGGCGCCCGGATCCGGGCCCGGTCCTCTCCCCCATCTTGCGAAACTCAACCAGCAACAACCGTTCCTCAACAAGCCTGTCCAGGTGCGCCCGGATGGTGCTCCTGGGCAGGCCGAGCCCCGCTGCACAGTCATCACGGCTCAACGCGTGGCCGGAATCGCGCACCAGTTCAAACAGTTTCTTTCGCAACGGGTCCCCCAGTGAGGCAACTGCTGCAAGCCGCTGGCCGTCGTCAAGCCCTGAACGCAGTGCCACCATCGTGTCAGCGTTCGCCCTTGTGCTGATCTGCACAATCTGCTTGTCTGGATGGTGTGTGGACGGGTGCCGCACCGGTTGATTCATCACCGTTGGCCTTGTGCTCTCTTGCCGCCGCGCATTCCGCGCCGGTGGCATGTTGTGGATTGTTTCGCGCCTACTTGACGCTTTGAGTCTGCGCTTCTAAAGTCAATAATACAAGCTTTAGAAAGGGTTGGATATGTCCATCACCAGCGCGCCACTCCCGGACATGCTCACTTTCGAAGATCCACAATCATCGCTGGCCGCGCCGGAGATTGACCTGCCACGGGCGCAGGCGGCCATTGCCGAGTTCCTGCGCGCCCTGGGCCGTGACGAAACGGACCCGCATCTGGTGGACACACCCCGCCGGGTGGCTGCCGCTTACGCACAAATGCTCACTCCGCGCGAAACCTCATGGACCACGTTCCCCAACGACGACGGCTACCAAGGCCTGGTCCTGGTCAAGGACATCCCCTTCCATTCACTGTGCCAGCACCACCTGCTGCCGTTCCGGGGCGTGGCACATGTGGGCTACCTACCGGGCACCCGCCTGTTCGGGTTCTCTAAACTGGCCCGCGGCGTGGAACTCTTCTCCCGCGATCT
This region of Arthrobacter alpinus genomic DNA includes:
- the folE gene encoding GTP cyclohydrolase I, which produces MSITSAPLPDMLTFEDPQSSLAAPEIDLPRAQAAIAEFLRALGRDETDPHLVDTPRRVAAAYAQMLTPRETSWTTFPNDDGYQGLVLVKDIPFHSLCQHHLLPFRGVAHVGYLPGTRLFGFSKLARGVELFSRDLQVQERLTQQIADWLENTLAPRGVGVVMEAEHMCMSLRGVQTSGTLTRTSVFTGLLSDAGPLREQFP